The following are encoded in a window of Montipora foliosa isolate CH-2021 unplaced genomic scaffold, ASM3666993v2 scaffold_441, whole genome shotgun sequence genomic DNA:
- the LOC137989128 gene encoding uncharacterized protein: MRKAHLCHNCFKYGHIAVGCLAKSACQIPGCTRRHHTLLHPPGQQQSLVSSAHVPVAEKPVDSSSPISSGQTHSASANDGKVCLRVVPVKVRSRDSDKTVVTYALLDNGSDVSLCDNDLAVKLGVQGKLKTFYLTTQEKEDSLKVGREISLTIEALDGVEKITVPRLWTVDKLNASKRSIPSQEDVKQWPHLQDIVLPSIDESEIKLIIGSNVPDAFWVLDERRGERGEPYAIRSPLGWTLIGPTDRAENKSFHVNFVRLTEVTKKDDDRLMHQLEQFWKIENYGLSPNSKESMSLEDKRALAVMENSATMVDGHYQVALPWREPNPYLPNNRSMAERRLFLLKKRLLQDSKLFDGYKATMENYLDKGHARRVPDHEMNAHDKPLWYLPHHPVFNKPGKTRVVFDCAAKYGGTSLNDQLLSGPDLTNSIVGVLTRFHENPVALAADIECMFHQVRVPPADQGAFRFLWWPNSDLSQDPVDHRMEVHLFGATSSPSCSNFALRKTAQDNKDEFAEDIVKTVKRNFYVDDCLKSVESSERAVDLAVQLHNLLAKGGFRLTKWLCNRPEVLESIPKDERAPSVLDLDLDKDKLPLQRALGLKWDMESDKFTFAAVLKDKPSTRRGILSLTSSIYDPLGFLVPIILPAKKLLQDLCKQKLGWDDPVSKVESQRWEIWKEKLPSLAGMGVNRCIRPIDFGELRSFELHNFADASQIAYGAVSYLRMTDVESKIHCAFLMGKSRLAHLKPMTVPRLELLAAVLAVQINKTLVEELDIPVTRSIFWTDSTCVLQYIRNTSKRFHTFVANRLAVIHENSKPHQWRHVRSDLNPADDASRGLTIEEMHAKDRWFGGPQFLRQKEEFWPPDLILCQPELTDEDPEIKRTVQLRCLALTNSQEVDVVSKPDRTIFFMGETEKGHSLDSAIQNLVHWKKLGAIKGEQLMANLPKERVIPGDPPFTHVGVDYFGPLYVRQGRSSVKRYGCLFSCLVIRAVHIEIVHSLDTDAFINALRRLINLRGKPETIHSDNGTNLRAGEREIRESLATWNQSSIHEFLQQKNITWKFNPPAASHMGGVWERMIRSVRKILRALLGKQLVSDESLRTMMTEVQSILNSRPLTPVSSDPKDLEPITPNHLLLLRSNANFPPGIFSKEDMYTRRRWRQVQYLSNVFWKRWLKEYLPTLQERKKWLKPRRCLSVGDLVLIVDENVHRGRWPLARVIEVFQGKDGFVRSAKVRTSLATFVRPVTKLCFLESDKELSR, encoded by the exons ATGCGCAAAGCCCACCTGTGTCATAATTGCTTCAAGTATGGCCACATCGCTGTTGGGTGTTTAGCTAAAAGTGCCTGCCAAATACCAGGATGCACAAGAAGGCATCATACGCTGCTTCACCCTCCAGGTCAACAGCAGTCCTTGGTCAGCAGCGCTCACGTCCCGGTCGCCGAAAAACCAGTTGACAGTTCCTCGCCTATTTCTAGCGGGCAAACTCATAGTGCCTCTGCCAATGATGGGAAAGTCTGTTTGAGAGTTGTTCCAGTGAAGGTACGAAGTCGAGACTCTGACAAAACGGTGGTGACCTACGCCCTTCTGGATAATGGTTCGGATGTATCGCTTTGCGACAACGACCTAGCTGTGAAACTTGGAGTGCAAGGAAAGCtgaaaacgttttatttaactacacaagaaaaagaagacagcCTTAAAGTTGGACGAGAAATCAGCCTGACAATTGAAGCACTTGATGGTGTCGAAAAGATAACAGTTCCAAGATTGTGGACTGTCGATAAGTTAAATGCCTCCAAACGAAGTATCCCATCTCAAGAAGACGTGAAACAATGGCCTCATTTACAAGACATCGTACTACCGAGCATTGATGAGAGCGAAATCAAATTGATTATTGGTAGCAACGTACCAGATGCTTTCTGGGTACTAGACGAAAGGCGTGGTGAAAGAGGAGAGCCATATGCCATACGTTCCCCCCTTGGCTGGACTCTGATAGGGCCAACAGACAGagctgaaaacaaaagcttCCATGTTAACTTTGTACGCCTAACAGAAGTCACCAAAAAGGATGATGATCGTTTAATGCATCAACTTGAACAGTTCTGGAAGATAGAGAACTATGGATTAAGTCCTAACTCAAAGGAGTCCATGTCGTTGGAGGACAAGAGAGCTCTTGCAGTTATGGAAAATTCAGCAACGATGGTAGATGGTCATTACCAGGTAGCACTACCTTGGAGAGAGCCGAATCCATATTTGCCTAACAATCGATCCATGGCAGAACGGCGGCTTTTCCTGCTGAAAAAAAGGTTACTGCAAGACAGCAAACTCTTTGATGGTTACAAAGCTACCATGGAAAACTACTTGGACAAAGGACATGCAAGAAGAGTGCCTGATCACGAGATGAATGCTCACGATAAGCCATTGTGGTATTTGCCCCATCATCCGGTGTTTAACAAGCCAGGGAAGACGAGAGTGGTTTTTGATTGTGCAGCAAAATATGGAGGGACTAGTCTGAACGATCAACTTCTCAGTGGACCAGATTTAACCAATTCCATTGTCGGTGTGTTAACGAGATTCCACGAAAACCCAGTTGCGTTAGCAGCGGACATAGAGTGTATGTTCCACCAAGTCAGAGTGCCGCCTGCTGACCAAGGTGCGTTTAGATTTTTGTGGTGGCCAAACAGCGACCTCAGCCAGGATCCAGTTGACCATCGTATGGAGGTCCACCTCTTTGGCGCCACGTCGTCACCGAGTTGTTCTAATTTTGCATTAAGAAAAACAGCACAAGATAACAAAGATGAATTTGCCGAGGACATCGTGAAGACCGTTAAAAGAAATTTCTACGTAGATGACTGCCTCAAGTCGGTTGAATCCTCTGAAAGAGCTGTTGACCTAGCTGTTCAGCTTCACAATCTTCTTGCAAAAGGCGGTTTCAGGCTTACAAAATGGCTATGTAATAGACCGGAAGTCTTGGAATCCATTCCAAAAGATGAAAGAGCTCCATCGGTGCTGGATCTCGATTTGGACAAAGACAAACTTCCCCTTCAGCGAGCGCTAGGGCTCAAGTGGGACATGGAGAGTGATAAGTTTACCTTTGCTGCGGTTCTCAAAGACAAGCCAAGTACCCGAAGAGGCATACTTTCCCTAACAAGTTCTATTTATGATCCACTTGGGTTCCTAGTGCCAATCATCCTACCAGCAAAGAAATTGTTGCAAGATCTATGTAAACAAAAACTAGGATGGGATGATCCAGTCAGCAAAGTGGAAAGTCAAAGGTGGGAAATATGGAAGGAGAAGTTGCCCAGTCTAGCAGGAATGGGAGTAAACAGATGCATTAGGCCGATCGACTTTGGAGAACTGAGAAGTTTCGAGCTCCACAACTTCGCTGATGCTTCTCAAATCGCTTATGGAGCAGTTTCGTATTTAAGAATGACAGATGTTGAGAGCAAGATCCATTGTGCGTTTCTCATGGGAAAGTCGCGCCTGGCCCACCTGAAACCTATGACTGTTCCGAGACTGGAATTATTGGCCGCTGTTCTTGCCGTCCAGATAAACAAGACACTGGTTGAAGAGCTTGACATTCCAGTAACACGATCGATATTTTGGACTGACTCCACTTGCGTTCTCCAGTATATAAGAAACACATCGAAGAGATTTCACACATTTGTAGCTAACCGGCTGGCTGTCATTCATGAGAATTCCAAACCCCACCAATGGAGGCACGTTAGATCGGACCTTAACCCTGCAGATGATGCAAGCAGAGGCCTTACAATAGAAGAAATGCATGCGAAAGACAGATGGTTCGGAGGTCCTCAGTTCTTAAGGCAGAAAGAAGAATTCTGGCCCCCTGATCTCATCCTCTGTCAACCGGAATTAACAGATGAAGATCCAGAAATCAAACGTACCGTGCAACTTCGCTGTTTAGCGTTAACAAATAGTCAAGAAGTAGACGTTGTCTCAAAGCCTGATCGAACGATATTCTTCATGGGAGAAACTGAGAAAGGCCATAGCTTGGATTCTGCGATTCAAAATTTGGTTCATTGGAAG AAACTTGGTGCTATCAAAGGCGAGCAGTTGATGGCAAACTTGCCGAAGGAACGAGTGATACCAGGAGACCCGCCCTTTACACATGTAGGAGTAGATTACTTTGGTCCTCTCTATGTGCGCCAAGGCCGTTCAAGTGTGAAGCGTTATGGTTGCCTCTTCTCATGTCTCGTTATAAGAGCAGTCCATATTGAGATTGTCCATTCTCTTGATACAGACGCCTTCATAAACGCACTGCGCAGGTTAATCAATCTCAGAGGAAAACCAGAGACCATCCACAGTGACAACGGAACTAATCTTCGCGCAGGAGAAAGAGAAATCCGAGAATCTCTGGCGACCTGGAATCAAAGTTCCATTCACGAATTccttcaacaaaaaaacatcACTTGGAAATTCAATCCACCAGCTGCATCACACATGGGCGGCGTATGGGAGCGCATGATCAGATCCGTGCGTAAGATCCTCAGAGCGTTATTGGGCAAACAGCTGGTATCAGACGAATCGCTGAGAACCATGATGACTGAAGTTCAAAGCATTCTCAACAGCAGACCGTTGACCCCAGTAAGCAGTGATCCTAAAGACCTGGAGCCGATTACACCAAATCATTTGCTACTGTTAAGATCTAACGCAAATTTCCCCCCAGGTATCTTTTCCAAAGAAGACATGTACACCAGACGTCGCTGGCGACAAGTCCAATATCTGTCCAACGTATTTTGGAAGCGCTGGTTAAAGGAATATTTACCAACGCTGCAAGAACGGAAAAAGTGGTTGAAGCCTCGTCGTTGCCTTTCTGTTGGTGATCTAGTACTGATTGTGGATGAGAACGTTCATCGTGGTAGATGGCCCCTGGCCAGAGTGATTGAAGTTTTTCAAGGAAAGGACGGATTTGTTCGATCCGCGAAAGTCCGCACGAGCTTAGCAACGTTTGTTCGACCAGttaccaaactttgtttcttAGAAAGCGACAAGGAACTTTCCCGCTGA